One window of the Perca flavescens isolate YP-PL-M2 chromosome 5, PFLA_1.0, whole genome shotgun sequence genome contains the following:
- the tbx16 gene encoding LOW QUALITY PROTEIN: T-box transcription factor 16 (The sequence of the model RefSeq protein was modified relative to this genomic sequence to represent the inferred CDS: deleted 2 bases in 1 codon), with product MQSIRDFKPNFSGPPPSSMAAGPDAYLQGNMRMTLEDPELWKNFHEIGTEMIITKPGRRMFPHCKINLSGLIPCAKYILLVDMVPVDGFRYKWNKEKWEVAGKAEPQPPCRTYLHPDSPAPGSHWMKQSVSFLKLKLTNNTLDQHGHIILHSMHRYHPRFHIVQADDLFSVRWSVFQTFTFPETSFTAVTAYQNTKITKLKIDHNPFAKGFRDEGTTKKRRSNKTPACLEKRAKTSGALIRDSEDSPTDFCRSSYEGYDGEEGDLPKRKEVDGVKEERYSPWAADREPSVRTESPAGAEPRDIYNTEQLVPAPASYQPYRFHEYGKSPSPSSSVGSSSSSGSGRSSFESRVPDVATVPDHDPSKPRTHEVGPSSRAPPPPPPPPPLPATQDYPGVLNMTMAQAGKPAVIGHHIYSPYGGEQPLGQWSGAGPAQYPHPPPPPPHLTTDYSTQAVHHGYHHGNVAEWSQYPLFSYSCW from the exons ATGCAGTCCATCAGAG ACTTTAAGCCCAACTTCAGCggccctcctccctcctccatgGCTGCTGGCCCCGATGCCTATCTCCAGGGCAACATGAGGATGACTCTGGAGGACCCTGAACTCTGGAAGAACTTCCATGAAATAGGAACAGAGATGATTATCACGAAACCGGGCCG GAGGATGTTTCCACACTGTAAGATTAATCTGTCCGGCCTTATTCCATGCGCCAAGTACATCTTACTGGTTGACATGGTCCCTGTGGATGGTTTCAGGTATAAG TGGAATAAAGAGAAATGGGAGGTGGCAGGGAAAGCGGAGCCCCAGCCTCCCTGCAGGACCTACCTCCACCCCGACTCTCCGGCCCCGGGGAGCCACTGGATGAAGCAGTCCGTCTCCTTCCTCAAGCTCAAGCTCACCAACAACACACTGGACCAACACGGCCAT ATCATTTTGCACTCCATGCATCGCTACCACCCGCGCTTCCACATCGTGCAGGCCGACGACCTGTTCAGCGTTCGCTGGAGTGTTTTCCAGACCTTCACCTTCCCCGAGACTTCCTTCACAGCGGTCACAGCGTACCAGAACACCAAG ATCACAAAGCTGAAGATCGACCACAACCCATTTGCAAAAGGTTTCCGGGATGAAGGCACTACTAAAAAAAG GCGTTCAAACAAGACCCCAGCCTGCCTGGAGAAACGAGCCAAGACGTCAGGCGCTTTGATCAGGGACTCCGAGGACAGTCCGACAG ATTTCTGCCGGTCATCCTATGAGGGTTACGACGGAGAGGAAGGAGACCTGCCCAAAAGGAAAGAGGTCGATGGCGTCAAAGAGGAGCGTTACTCCCCATGGGCTGCTGACAGGGAGCCCAGTGTGAGGACAGAGTCCCCCGCCGGGGCGGAGCCCAGGGACATATACAACACGGAGCAGCTCGTTCCTGCTCCGGCTTCCTACCAGCCGTACAG GTTCCACGAGTACGGGAagtctccctccccctcctccagcgtcggcagcagcagcagcagcgggtcGGGACGCAGCAGCTTTGAGTCCCGAGTCCCCGATGTGGCCACCGTCCCCGATCACGACCCCTCAAAGCCGCGTACGCATGAGGTTGGCCCTTCCTCG CGggccccaccaccaccaccaccacccccccccctccctgccACACAGGACTACCCGGGGGTCCTCAACATGACCATGGCCCAGGCCGGCAAGCCGGCGGTGATCGGCCACCACATCTACAGCCCGTACGGTGGCGAGCAGCCCCTGGGCCAGTGGAGCGGAGCCGGGCCGGCCCAGTAtccccaccctcctcctccccccccacaccTGACAACTGACTACAGCACTCAAGCTGTGCACCACGGCTATCACCATGGCAACGTGGCCGAGTGGAGCCAGTACCCGCTGTTCTCTTACTCCTGCTGGTGA